The region TCCTTAATAATAATACTCAGCAACATTATGTTTTCATGCTAATTAGTTCATTAGTATGTTGGACACACTATATGAGTTCTATAATATTATGACTCAAGAGAAATATTATATTGATGATTAATATTTGGTACAGGTCTCAACTTATGCAAAACAATCAAAAGAGAGATCCAACTATGAGCAAGCAGCTCTTAATGAGAGAATGCAAGAATATAAACGCCAGATTGATCGAGAGAGCCGGTGGTCCTCAAATGGTTCAAAAGGATCTCCAAATGGAGATGGAATCCAAGCCATTGGAAGGAGTTCGCATAAGATGATAGAGGCTGTCATGCAATCTGCTGCAAGAGGAAAGGTTAAAGAGCTTTGACGTTAATGACCAACTGTTTCTCTAGCTTATtgttttatatttcattttgttatttgtCTGCCTCCTGAAGCTTGGAATTTCATTCAGGTCCAAACAATTAGACAGGGTTACCTTTCGAAGAGATCCTCAAACCTGAGGGGTGATTGGAAAAGAAGGTTCTTTGTCCTTGATAGCCGGGGTATGCTGTACTATTATCGCAAAAGAAGCAGCAAACCTTCTGTGAGTAGATACTTGAATTATACACTTGTGTAAAAATGAGATGCTGCTTTTCTCTAGAAATCCAGTCCTTTTAATCCCACGAGATATCATTAACTGCAGGGCTCAGGCACTCAACTTGCTAATCAAAGAAATAGTTCGGAATTGGGTTCTGGATTGCTAAGTCGTTGGTTGTCTTCTCATTATCATGGAGGGGTACACGATGAGAAATCTGTTGCTCATCACACAGTAAACTTGTTGACTTCAACGATAAAAGTTGATGCCGACCAATCAGATTTAAGATTCTGCTTCAGAATAATATCCCCAACAAAGAACTATACACTCCAGGTCTGTTTTCTTACAGTTATATAGTTTGTATGCCTCTTTACCTCTCAAGTATgctattatttcaattttcataaattattCCTTTTGCTTGTCAGGCAGAGAGTGCCCTGGATCAAATGGATTGGATTGAGAAAATAACGGGGGTGATAGCCTCATTGTTGAGTTCTCAGACTTCTGATAGGGTAACTTTTCTTAGATGTTATACTCTAATAATCTGTAATTAGTAAAATTCTGATGATTGAAGGTTTCCCGTCGTTTATTCAGTGTTTACCCACTAGTCCAATGGGAAGTGGTCATCATCGGTCCACTAGTGAGAGTAGTTCATTTGAAAGTGCCGACTTTGATCATGGAGCAATTGAGGAGTACACATCAGAGAGATTTAACTCGTTACAGATAGACCGTCCTCTGAGAAACTCACAACAGCAAAGAACTGGTGTAAAAACCGAGAAGCCAATTGATGTACTGCGAAAAGTCTGTGGTAATGACAAATGTGCTGATTGTGGTGCTTCTGAACCAGATTGGGCATCCTTGAATCTTGGCGTTCTTGTATGCATTGAATGTTCTGGTGTTCACCGTAATCTTGGTGTGCACATATCTAAGGTATAGGCTACATAATTTTACTAAGCTTAGCACTAGGACACCACTATTCAATATCCCAGCTTTTAATTCGCTAGCAGAAGGCAATTTAATTGCCTACCCTATGTTTGGGATCTTAATTAAAAACTGTTCACCTATAGCTTTCATAATCTCTTGAAGCAAATGTTTACTGGATTTTGTGTTGTgttcaacacataattttgcTCTAAAGTATGAGTTAACATGCAATTCCATTCTTGCTCCTCCTTGCAGGTCAGGTCACTAACTCTCGATGTTAAGGTCTGGGAGCCATCTGTTTTAAATCTATTTCAATCTCTGGGAAACACCTTTGCAAATTCAGTATGGGAGGAATTACTGCAGTCAAAGGGTGTCTTCCAAGTCGAGCTTGGTCCGACAGGGTAATGCTTATTTTAACTTAATAAATTATGTGCTTTGGCGAGCTGCTTTTGGtataaaatctatgcacatcattaattatttattccttttttttttctgtagaTTGTACCAGAGTAATAAGCCACAAATGCTTTACTTCAGCAAGCCCAGTCCCGCAGATTCAATTTCTACAAAGGAGAAATTTATTCATGCTAAGGTAATTTCTTATCAATCTCTTATTTTTTATCGAGTATCTCGTTATCTCTCATCTTATATATAAGCTGCTTCTGCTTCCACTGGCACAGTATGCGGATAAATTTTTTGTTCAGAAGGCCATGGACCACCAGCCTCTAGCACAGCAGATGTGGGATGGTGTCCGTGTCAATGATAAGAAGGCTGTCTATGGGCTCATTGTCAACTCAGGAATAGATATAAATGCTATTTATGGGCAAGGAGCTAGTAGCTCGTCTCTCACCCTTGCCAAAGTAATGCTGTTGCAAGAGCAGACTGCTCATGATCCGTACTCTGATTGCTTGGAAGCCGAGATGTTGCATGATACATTTCCAAGCTCCATAAACCCAGCATGTACAAGCAAAGACAACAGTTCTGTTGAGGATATCGACGGATGCTCCTTGCTTCACCTTGCTTGTGAAACTGCGGATTTAGGAATGATAGAGCTTCTTTTGCAATATGGTGCAAACATAAATGCCACTGATTCCAGGTCACACACACCCCTTCACCGGTGTATCATTAAAGGCAAAGCAGCGTTAGCAAAGCTTCTCCTAACAAGGTAACAAGTCATTTGAATGAGGCATAATGCTTCTGCTCTAATTACATTCTAATTGTTGATTAAAAAACCTTAACTTGAGTTTAATATTGGGTATTAATAAACCTGATTGAGAGATTGTGGAGCTTAATTGCCATAAAAAATTGTGTATAGATAGTTAGTTCTCTTTCGCTGACTAATCTGTTCATTTCAGAGGAGCTGATCCACGAGCTGTTGACTACCAAGGAAGATCCTCACTCCAGCTTGCTGTAGAATATAGTTTTGATGACACTGAGGTCCTTGCGATTCTGTCTGAATCACATGGATGATGATCTAAATCAAGGAAATAAGCAAGACATCTCTTAAGGACTGAAGCAGGAATGGTGGTGATTGGGGGCGTTGGTAGTCAGTCTACTGTAATTATGTGTCATTGCTTTCTCTTCGATGGAGAACGCCGTTCATGAATCCCGGGTTTCTTCGCAGGTAGCATATGCTTGTACATCGATCCTGAGGTTAATTTTGCCGTTATGATTAATGGTGATGGGGAggttaggtgtaatgagactgGTGTAATATATAATGTTGGTTgagttattatttattaaaatggtGGGTTGTTGAGGGGGATTTTGGTGTGTTGGTGTGTGTTTTGTACATGCTAGTTAGGATGGTGAGTTTTTTGTGTTGAGTCATAACTTTTTGTGTATACTTTGCCAGGAATTTGAACAGGAGTTTTGCCTTGTCAATTTCTCTTGCCTTCACTCCTTTTGTATTAGGTGGTGCATGTAATTTTGATGGTCCCtttttacaatatttatttatttaattgattttgggGGTTCTTCAAGATTTTCATTGTAAGAATGAATATTTATACGTAAAAAAGAGAGAGTTATGCATGGAAATAGTTATTTGACCTTTTTGAGGAAAACTTGCCCACGGACTTGACATATAAAATCTTGCTGAGTTTTAGATTTAAgactatttattactataagAAATACATTCCCCCAATATTCCATCTCAAATTGGTGCCTTTAGTTTATAGAAATAGGAAACATTAGTAATTGAAAAGAAGGTAGGAATATCAAATATGTTGataaatagagagagagaaaatgattATGGATTTATGGTATCTTGAGAAAAGTGGTTTGTGCATAAATTGCAGGGAAATGGAGGGTGGAGATAGCGCACAAGATTCGATGATGTTATGCTTTCAGCCATCAATTTATTAAAGAATAATCGTAAAATTGGACAGCTGAGAATGGATAAGATGcttttataaaacaaaaaagtagattagaatcatatactaaattTCTAGCTGAGATGCTGGCTAATGTTACATTCGTGGCCCATTTGCCTAAAAAAAAAGGATAATGTAATTCAACTCTATAATGTGGCATTCAAAAATGCACTTCTTTAGAAATTCAAGAAACCATATTACTGTATTTATGAATCCAATGATGCGCTTCAATTTAATTGCTACAAGTATGTACTTATATCGTTTAAGAAAGTTTAGTCGTAGACTTTTTACGTGTAAACAATTATTTTCTTGGGCCTTAGTTGACGGACAACGGTGAAGAAATAGGAGATTGCATTGCATGTATTTTTATTGAGTTATTTGTCCGTAAATGCATGgattttccacattttttgggTTTTCCTCCGAACTTTAATATTTGAATCTAAATAAATgaattttgagtttttttttctaatttttctccAAACAATAGTTTTTCTTTAAATTGAAGCTGACGTGTTAGTCGAAAGTGCTAGCGTGGGAAAAAATGACAAGTATTAAAATAACGTCATTTGAACAAAGAAGGGTAATTTGTTTGAAAATACACGAATTTTCAAGATTTTCTCGAATATCCCACGAACTTTGAGACTTTCAAGAATTTCCTCCACACTTTTgaaattttccaattttttccCTAACTATAACTTTTTTTCTAAAATCATGAATCGTCCAACACCTTTATAATTCAGACATGAGTATTAATTTATGTTCACAAAATTCATAGAGAGTGAAgctttttaaataatatttcattaaatTGTTTATAACACAtcatttaaataaagaaaattgttGATCAAAATAAAGTTTATATGCAAATTGTTATATATTCATATTAAATCACAAAAATAAAGTATTagtttataaaaatgaaaataatcatTATTCTAATCGAATGCAATTTGAAAGATAAAAATCACAAATATCTCAATTCGTAACATCTCTTAAAATGTGTTAATTTTTCAAGATATTATACATAGttcaatataattaaaaaatatttatcgtcaaacaataaaaaattacaaattagaaaaaaaggtaaaattagagcaatttacaaaataattttattttgatttaaattgttcattgggggaaaataaaaaaatctcacAGTTAGGGCAAcacattttcttaaattgcttAACTTGTCCTATTGATTTTCCACCTTTCGCCACGTAGATAGTAATACGTCAAGTGTACTCCACATTAGCTTTAATTTGACTGGAAATGTTTTTCGAGAGAAAATCagaaaaaatcaaatttcatgtatttacatttaaaaattatagtcagggaaaaaaataaaaaaaatttgaatgttCTTGTATATACATAcaaaactcatttttattttagagGTGTTTGCTTttactttccaaaattttgcTAAATTCTGATTTTATATCAATTTTAAGATCTgccaataaattattaaattatttatttatttcaatcttAAAGTATTGCATATAAAGTACATTAGGTCAatgcattttcttttcttaaaaTTGTAggttattaattatatttatgtaaCAAGTACAAGTGAATACAATAATGACATTATCCATATATTTCCCTTTTGTCGTTGGCGTACATGTCCAATGCCTACATTATTTGCATTTTCGTGTGTATTGTGCATACAAATTTCAAATACTCCATGCACTAGAAAACTTCATCACTATGAATCTATGATTACCTACACTTtcttattactactattatctgGAATTTTAAATTACAATGAATAACAGTAGTAGtaatagtactaatttttatGGCGACACTTCATAAAGAATTTAttagaattaaaagattttcttgaaaattcaaatttcaataataCTAAGTGAAAATGGGTTAAACAAGAGCCCAAGACACAGCAAATCAGAGTAATTTAATCTGTGGGTGTTATTAGAATAGTGTTTAAAAGTATAATCTTTTTAGCAGAAAAGAGGCCAACATGATGTTTTTGATGCAATTCATGTATGAATGTTTTGGGTTTGAAATGTTATTCGTATGTTAGCAAAATCCTGTCTTTTTGAAATATGGGTTTTGTTTTTCCCTTTCGCAGTTTGCACCATTTTTAACACTATCCCACACTCCACTTCTCTCAGGCGCAGTTTGAATTTGAAGGTAGAAAA is a window of Salvia splendens isolate huo1 chromosome 3, SspV2, whole genome shotgun sequence DNA encoding:
- the LOC121794554 gene encoding ADP-ribosylation factor GTPase-activating protein AGD3-like isoform X1, whose protein sequence is MHFAKLDDSPMFRKQIQTLEESADSLGERCLKFCKGCRRYTEGLGEGYDGDIAFASALETFGGGHNDPISVAFGGPVMTKFTIALREIGTYKEVLRSQVEHLLNDRLLQFVNLDLHDVKEARKRFDKASLLYDQAREKFLSLRKGTRSDVATVLEEELHHARSTFEQARFNLVTALSNVEAKKRFEFLEAVSETMASHLRYFKQGYELLHQMEPYINQVSTYAKQSKERSNYEQAALNERMQEYKRQIDRESRWSSNGSKGSPNGDGIQAIGRSSHKMIEAVMQSAARGKVQTIRQGYLSKRSSNLRGDWKRRFFVLDSRGMLYYYRKRSSKPSGSGTQLANQRNSSELGSGLLSRWLSSHYHGGVHDEKSVAHHTVNLLTSTIKVDADQSDLRFCFRIISPTKNYTLQAESALDQMDWIEKITGVIASLLSSQTSDRCLPTSPMGSGHHRSTSESSSFESADFDHGAIEEYTSERFNSLQIDRPLRNSQQQRTGVKTEKPIDVLRKVCGNDKCADCGASEPDWASLNLGVLVCIECSGVHRNLGVHISKVRSLTLDVKVWEPSVLNLFQSLGNTFANSVWEELLQSKGVFQVELGPTGLYQSNKPQMLYFSKPSPADSISTKEKFIHAKYADKFFVQKAMDHQPLAQQMWDGVRVNDKKAVYGLIVNSGIDINAIYGQGASSSSLTLAKVMLLQEQTAHDPYSDCLEAEMLHDTFPSSINPACTSKDNSSVEDIDGCSLLHLACETADLGMIELLLQYGANINATDSRSHTPLHRCIIKGKAALAKLLLTRGADPRAVDYQGRSSLQLAVEYSFDDTEVLAILSESHG
- the LOC121794554 gene encoding ADP-ribosylation factor GTPase-activating protein AGD3-like isoform X2, producing the protein MIQTLEESADSLGERCLKFCKGCRRYTEGLGEGYDGDIAFASALETFGGGHNDPISVAFGGPVMTKFTIALREIGTYKEVLRSQVEHLLNDRLLQFVNLDLHDVKEARKRFDKASLLYDQAREKFLSLRKGTRSDVATVLEEELHHARSTFEQARFNLVTALSNVEAKKRFEFLEAVSETMASHLRYFKQGYELLHQMEPYINQVSTYAKQSKERSNYEQAALNERMQEYKRQIDRESRWSSNGSKGSPNGDGIQAIGRSSHKMIEAVMQSAARGKVQTIRQGYLSKRSSNLRGDWKRRFFVLDSRGMLYYYRKRSSKPSGSGTQLANQRNSSELGSGLLSRWLSSHYHGGVHDEKSVAHHTVNLLTSTIKVDADQSDLRFCFRIISPTKNYTLQAESALDQMDWIEKITGVIASLLSSQTSDRCLPTSPMGSGHHRSTSESSSFESADFDHGAIEEYTSERFNSLQIDRPLRNSQQQRTGVKTEKPIDVLRKVCGNDKCADCGASEPDWASLNLGVLVCIECSGVHRNLGVHISKVRSLTLDVKVWEPSVLNLFQSLGNTFANSVWEELLQSKGVFQVELGPTGLYQSNKPQMLYFSKPSPADSISTKEKFIHAKYADKFFVQKAMDHQPLAQQMWDGVRVNDKKAVYGLIVNSGIDINAIYGQGASSSSLTLAKVMLLQEQTAHDPYSDCLEAEMLHDTFPSSINPACTSKDNSSVEDIDGCSLLHLACETADLGMIELLLQYGANINATDSRSHTPLHRCIIKGKAALAKLLLTRGADPRAVDYQGRSSLQLAVEYSFDDTEVLAILSESHG